In Helianthus annuus cultivar XRQ/B chromosome 9, HanXRQr2.0-SUNRISE, whole genome shotgun sequence, the following are encoded in one genomic region:
- the LOC110876671 gene encoding protein FAR1-RELATED SEQUENCE 5-like, which yields MSSSDSVDHISKWEERVCLNNGRKFFRPKVSGSITPAVGMFFKSFDEAFAFYQRYALAAGFSARKNTSWKSGDLVKIRYIVCSKEGFHVSKEIDSSSVDENSKKIVRRNRGSKRVGCNAHVKLILESNNMFEIYYFEEEHNHIFVEDEDIHFLPAARSIDYVKESFIFGLSAINIGPVKSFNIMKTMYGGFGEVGASKVDCKNYRRDLNLYIEEYDAEMVVRRLIRKKECSPGFTCDYVIGEDRRVKGLFWADEQSKTNYIVFGDIVGFDATYKSNKYDLVFVPFIGIDNHFRNVTFGGALLGSETADSYRWLLRCFVNAFGNEPKVVVTDQDAAMKRAIKDVLSRRRHRLCMWHIWEKLKTKVGPVLSSNIDFNTRMTHVVWNDTIIPEDFETGWHSIMSTFGLENHEWLKDMYDLRFDWIPAYYHGENLAGLMRTTSRCEFENYFFGQICNPRYTLIEFFTHFETTMDFQRHEHRRNDHDTRYIQSKTWSDFVLEKQASEIYTKTIFKDIQIEIDADITKCMSKSHDTVGDVQYYEIKDFKQPCTSLFKQTRRWFKYKLRWMRDVVSNGSNHCNIRFDEIGRNSEIDKVFREIVVANEYVVNRLVGDLDELCRYRDHIKSYIDKADEVMVAAPPPSRKERFADIGGNLEKSDSMIRVPIKIRTKGCGVQKRIKSNREIAIQKSSKIQKSCRVCGGKGHNSRTCKDKVSSNAIGSSNTM from the exons ATGTCTTCTTCAGACTCTGTTG ATCACATTTCCAAGTGGGAGGAACGTGTATGCTTAAACAATGGAAGAAAGTTTTTCAGACCTAAAGTCAGTGGATCCATTACACCTGCTGTTGGAATGTTTTTTAAATCATTTGATGAGGCTTTTGCGTTTTATCAGAGATACGCACTTGCTGCAGGTTTTTCTGCAAGAAAAAATACTTCTTGGAAAAGTGGTGATTTAgtgaaaataagatatattgTCTGCTCAAAAGAAGGATTTCATGTTAGCAAAGAAATAGATTCTTCTTCAGTTGATGAAAATAGTAAAAAGATTGTTAGACGTAATAGAGGTTCAAAAAGAGTTGGATGCAATGCTCATGTGAAATTAATATTAGAGAGCAATAATATGTTTGAAATCTACTACTTTGAAGAAGAACATAATCATATCTTTGTTGAAGATGAAGATATTCATTTCTTGCCTGCTGCCAGAAGTATTGATTATGTTAAAGAAAGTTTTATATTTGGATTGTCTGCAATCAATATTGGACCTGTTAAATCATTCAATATTATGAAAACAATGTATGGTGGTTTTGGTGAAGTTGGTGCTAGTAAAGTTGATTGTAAGAACTATAGAAGGGATTTGAATCTTTACATAGAAGAGTATGATGCAGAAATGGTAGTTAGGCGTCTTATTAGGAAGAAAGAATGTTCTCCTGGTTTCacatgtgattatgttattggtgAAGATAGAAGAGTGAAAGGACTTTTCTGGGCTGATGAGCAATCAAAAACAAATTATATAGTGTTTGGTGACATAGTTGGTTTTGATGCTACTTATAAATCAAACAA ATATGATTTGGTTTTTGTACCATTTATTGGGATAGATAATCATTTTAGGAATGTCACATTTGGTGGTGCATTACTTGGTTCTGAGACTGCAGATTCTTATAGATGGCTATTAAGGTGCTTTGTTAATGCTTTTGGAAATGAGCCTAAAGTTGTTGTTACTGATCAAGATGCTGCAATGAAGAGAGCTATTAAGGATGTACTTTCAAGACGTAGGCATAGGTTATGTATGTGGCATATATGGGAGAAATTGAAGACAAAG GTTGGTCCTGTTTTGTCATCAAACATTGATTTTAATACAAGAATGACTCACGTTGTTTGGAATGATACTATTATTCCAGAAGATTTTGAAACTGGGTGGCATTCAATAATGTCTACTTTTGGATTGGAAAATCATGAGTGGTTAAAAGATATGTACGATCTTCGATTTGATTGGATTCCCGCTTATTACCATGGAGAGAATTTGGCTGGTCTTATGCGTACTACGTCTAGATGTGAATTCGAGAATTACTTCTTTGGTCAGATTTGCAATCCAAGATATACACTTATTGAATTTTTCACTCATTTTGAGACTACAATGGATTTTCAAAGGCATGAGCATAGGAGGAATGATCATGATACAAGGTATATTCAGTCTAAGACCTGGAGTGACTTTGTATTGGAGAAACAAGCATCAGAAATATATACCAAAACAATTTTTAAAGATATTCAGATTGAAATTGATGCTGACATTACAAAGTGTATGTCAAAGTCTCATGATACTGTGGGTGATGTTCAATATTATGAAATAAAGGATTTCAAACAGCCATGCACATCTTTATTCAAg CAAACAAGAAGATGGTTTAAGTATAAGTT AAGATGGATGAGAGATGTTGTTTCAAATGGATCAAATCATTGCAATATTCGGTTTGATGAAATTGGTAGGAATAGTGAAATTGATAAAGTTTTTAGAGAAATCGTTGTTGCAAATGAGTATGTGGTTAATAGGTTGGTTGGGGATTTAGATGAGTTGTGTCGTTACAGAGAtcatattaaaagttatattgaTAAAGCGGATGAGGTTATGGTTGCTGCGCCGCCTCCTAGTCGCAAAGAAAGATTTGCTGATATTGGAGGGAACTTAGAAAAGTCAGATTCTATGATTCGTGTCCCGATCAAAATAAGGACTAAAGGATGCGGTGTACAAAAAAGGATCAAGTCTAATCGTGAGATTGCAATTCAGAAATCATCAAAGATCCAAAAATCGTGTCGTGTATGTGGTGGAAAAGGACATAACAGTCGCACATGTAAAGATAAGGTTTCTTCTAATGCTATAGGTTCTAGCAATACAATGTAA
- the LOC110876670 gene encoding glutamic acid-rich protein-like has translation MALSRDNLKVYLRVTEKKSVSQNPKSSKKPKTSPVEENIDQQVNISRKSTMKQQSSRKRKEISDNVKKHEEKQKRRRKKVVIESSEDTNSVSKDENTSRAIVLHTSEQQQVNSDDDFVDPPPRVKQTKYQKKEKAESKPKRSLRKDKTEEQPEQQPYYDYDGKKIIIRCAVNNLKDYIENLSKEQRKVVREIGFESILSFKLHSVPRKFEYWLVKNFDAENDEINTGDEKIKITAELIQKILYAYKKQGFDDAENTEEKNKQKKKDEEEDEFYVYPSESENENEEIFLDEFEEKDEDDAEEQPNININSEEKEDGNTLLKAATDWIEQEDQEDVQNS, from the exons ATGGCTTTGTCGAGAGATAATTTGAAGGTTTACCTTCGAGTTACTGAAAAGAAATCCGtctctcaaaaccctaaatcatcaaaGAAGCCAAAAACATCACCAGTTGAAGAAAACATAGATCAACAAGTAAATATTAGCCGAAAATCAACAATGAAACAACAAAGTAGTAGAAAACGCAAAGAGATTTCAGACAATG ttaaaaaacacGAGGAAAAACAAAAAAGGAGAAGAAAGAAAGTAGTGATAGAATCTTCAGAAGATACAAATTCTGTTTCAAAGGATGAAAATACTAGTCGAGCTATAGTTCTGCATACTTCTGAACAACAACAAGTAAATTCAG atgatgattttgttgatccACCACCAAGAGTAAAACAGACAAAATATCAAAAGAAGGAAAAGGCAGAATCAAAACCAAAGAGATCATTGAGGAAAGATAAAACAGAAGaacaaccagaacaacaaccataTTATGATTACGACGGAAAAAAAATCATCATAAGATGTGCAGTCAATAATCTAAAAGATTATATTGAAAATTTGTCAAAAGAGCAAAGGAAAGTTGTTAGAGAAATAGGGTTTGAGAGCATACTATCATTCAAGCTGCATTCAGTTCCACGCAAATTCGAATATTGGCTGGTAAAAAACTTTGATGCTGAAAATGATGAGATAAATACTGGAGATGAAAAGATTAAGATCACAGCTGAATTGATCCAAAAG ATTCTATATGCTTACAAAAAACAAGGATTTGACGATGCTGAAAACACTGAAGA aaagaataaacaaaaaaagaaagatGAGGAGGAggatgaattttatgtttatccaTCTGAATCCGAGAATGAAAACGAAGAAATTTTTCTAGATGAATttgaagaaaaagatgaagacGATGCTGAAGAACAACCAAACATCAATATCAACTCAGAAGAGAAAGAAGATGGAAACACCTTACTTAAAGCTGCAACAGACTGGATTGAACAAGAGGATCAAGAGGATGTTCAAAACAGCTAA
- the LOC110879372 gene encoding delta(12)-fatty-acid desaturase FAD2, which translates to MGAGGRSNPHDDESNVVIKRAPTTKPPFTLADIKRAIPPHCFERSMIKSFSYLLADLTAASILYLLATVFIPRLPYPFSYVVWPLYWFLQGCVFMGIWLIAHECGHHAFSDYAWLEDTIGFVLHSCLLTPYFSWKISHRRHHANTGSLDRDEVYVPKTRSTLNATAFYLDNPIGRTLTLIVKLTLGWYIYLSINAAGRPYDKFASHYDPRSPIFSDGERVLILMSDIGLLAFSYVLYNVAMIQGFAWLFFVYGGPLMVMNAFLVTITYLHHTHPSLPHFADSEWNWMKGAFATVDRDYGILNKVFHNITDTHVLHHLFSYIPHYHAMEATKAIRPILGEFYQSDDTPFFVALWRESKNCLFIEPDESDEKNKGVYWYSNKY; encoded by the coding sequence ATGGGCGCCGGTGGCCGTTCGAATCCTCATGACGACGAGTCCAACGTTGTCATCAAAAGAGCACCAACCACAAAACCACCATTTACATTAGCAGACATCAAGAGAGCCATCCCACCTCATTGTTTCGAAAGATCCATGATCAAATCATTTTCATATCTTCTAGCTGACCTTACTGCAGCCTCCATCTTATACCTCCTAGCCACCGTTTTTATCCCGCGCCTCCCTTATCCTTTTTCGTATGTTGTCTGGCCGCTCTACTGGTTCCTTCAAGGTTGTGTGTTCATGGGCATTTGGCTCATTGCTCATGAATGTGGTCACCATGCTTTTAGTGACTATGCATGGCTTGAGGATACTATAGGGTTTGTCTTACATTCATGCCTTTTAACCCCTTACTTTTCTTGGAAAATAAGCCACCGTCGACACCATGCTAACACCGGCTCACTTGATCGTGACGAGGTTTATGTTCCTAAGACGAGATCCACACTTAATGCGACGGCTTTTTACCTAGACAACCCGATTGGTCGAACGCTAACTCTTATTGTCAAACTCACTCTTGGTTGGTACATTTACTTGTCTATTAATGCTGCTGGAAGACCTTATGATAAATTCGCTAGCCATTATGATCCTAGAAGCCCGATTTTCAGTGATGGTGAGCGCGTGCTTATTCTCATGTCTGATATCGGGCTTCTGGCCTTTTCTTATGTTTTATACAACGTCGCGATGATTCAAGGATTCGCGTGGCTTTTCTTTGTCTATGGTGGCCCGTTGATGGTCATGAACGCGTTTCTTGTGACCATTACTTACCTTCATCATACTCATCCTTCTTTGCCTCACTTTGCTGACTCTGAATGGAACTGGATGAAAGGTGCATTTGCTACTGTTGATAGGGATTATGGAATTTTAAACAAGGTGTTTCATAACATTACTGATACTCATGTGCTACACCATTTGTTCTCTTACATTCCTCATTATCATGCTATGGAAGCCACCAAAGCGATCAGGCCGATTTTGGGCGAGTTCTATCAAAGTGATGACACTCCGTTTTTCGTCGCGTTATGGAGAGAATCCAAGAACTGTCTGTTTATCGAGCCCGATGAGAGTGATGAGAAGAACAAAGGTGTTTACTGGTACAGCAATAAGTACTGA